The genome window AGTCGGTAGTCTAAAAGGCGATAAACATGGTTTAACTATGTATCTTTGCAAATAATTTTGAGAACTATGGCATTGAATAAGAATGGAGTATTAGGATGGGCAACTTTGATCATGATCATTATAGGAATTGGCTTGATCGCATTAGGAGCTTATAGATATACAGATGTAGGATTTGGTTTTGCAGCAATAGGTGTAGGTTTCTTTGCGATTGCTTGGGTGTTTAATGCGCTTAAAGGAAGGGTATAAGTGAAAGAAGTGATCCACTTTAAAGATATGAATACACAGCGCTACAAGATCATACTTGGGCTGGCAGTTTTCATGTTGGTCATGGCTGGAGTTTTCTTTTTAAACAATTTAACACTTTATAGTTCGATCGCTGCTCTTACGGCAGTAACATTATTCTACTTTAATAGTTACGAGGGGTTTTCAACACGCAACTCTGCTTCTTACAGCCGTACCTCAATAACGGTTAAATTAGTAGGTAGAAAAACATTCGGTTTTAGTTTTAAAGAATTAGAAAAACTAGACCTTTCTGATAAAGGTCTTTATATAAAATCAAAGGGGATGGATGCGGTGACGCTTTCGCGAAAGCGATATGAAGACAATTCCCTAACCCAATTACATAATATTTTACAAGAAAAAAAGTACATCAAATGAGCGACGATAAACAAGTTATTTTTTCCATGTCGGGTCTTTCGAAGACCTATCAAAGTACTGGAAAACAAGTATTAAAAAACATTCATCTTAGTTTTTTCTACGGTGCAAAAATTGGTATTCTAGGTCTTAACGGTTCTGGTAAATCTACTTTACTGAAGATTATTGCAGGGATTGAAAAGAACTATCAAGGAGATATTGATTTCTTACCGGGTTATAACGTAGGTTATCTCGAGCAAGAACCACTACTAGACGAGACAAAGACTGTTATGGAAATTGTACGTGAAGGTGTGGCAGAAACGGTTGCTGTTCTTGATGAATACAATAAAATAAATGATGATTTTGGCCTAGAAGAAGTATACACAGATGCTGATAAAATGGAGAAATTGATGAATCGTCAAGCGGTTCTTCAAGATAAAATCGATGCATTAAATGCTTGGGAGCTGGATACCAAACTAGAAATAGCAATGGATGCATTGCGCACGCCACCTGGGGATGCTGAAATTAAGAACCTATCTGGTGGAGAACGTCGTAGGGTAGCGCTATGTAGATTGTTATTACAACAGCCAGAAATACTGTTGTTAGATGAACCAACCAACCACTTGGACGCAGAGTCTGTATTATGGTTAGAACAACACCTTGCTCAATACAAAGGAACGGTCATCGCTGTAACTCACGACAGGTACTTTCTAGATAATGTTGCTGGATGGATCTTAGAATTAGATCGAGGTGAAGGAATTCCATGGAAAGGGAATTACTCCAGTTGGTTAGAGCAAAAAGGAAACCGACTTGCAAAAGAAGAAAAAACCGAATCTAAAAGACAGAAAACCCTTCAACGAGAGCTGGACTGGGTACGTCAGGGAGCAAAAGGGAGACAGACCAAACAAAAAGCGCGTTTGAATAATTACGACAAGCTTTTAAATGAAGATCAAAAAGCCAAAGAAGAAAAGCTGGAGATCTATATTCCTAACGGCCCACGTCTAGGAACTAATGTGATTGAAGCTTCTGGAGTGAGTAAAGCATTTGGTGACAAGCTGCTTTATGAAGATTTGAATTTTGTATTACCTCAAAATGGAATTGTAGGGATTATAGGTCCTAACGGTGCTGGTAAAACCACTATCTTTAAAATGATCATGGATCAAGAAAAGCCAGATAAAGGTTCTTTTACAGTAGGTGAAACAGTACAGCTAGCTTATGTAGACCAAGATCACTCTAATATAGATCCAGAGAAGTCCATCTGGGAAAACTTTGCAGATAGTCAGGACATGATCATGATGGGAGGGAAAATGGTGAATTCTAGAGCTTATCTAAGTCGTTTTAATTTTTCAGGTAGTGAGCAAAATAAGAAGGTATCGGCTCTTTCTGGTGGAGAGCGTAACCGTTTGCACCTTGCCATGACACTTAAGGAAGAAGGAAACGTATTATTGCTGGATGAGCCTACTAACGACCTTGATGTAAACACATTAAGAGCACTTGAAGAAGGACTGGATAACTTTGCAGGTTGTGCCGTGATTATCTCGCATGACAGGTGGTTTTTAGATAGAGTTTGTACGCATATTATTGCGTTTGAAGGTGATTCTCAAATCTACTCTTTTGAAGGTAGTTTTACGGAGTACGAAGAAAATAAGAGAAAACGACTAGGTGATCATGCTCCTAAGAGAATCCGTTATAAGAAATTGACGAGAGACTAGAAGATTGCTTTTTAAATGATACCATCCCAAAGATTTTCAAAATCTTTGGGATTTTTTGTAGGCGTTATCTCAGAGATCTGATAGAGTTATCCTAAGCTTTGAAAACAGCGAGAAGACAAGCTGAAATTTATATACTTTGATTTTGTCTTATTAGAAAATTGGCGTGAATAAGTGCTAACTGAACTAAAGAGCTAGATCACAAGGTTGTCCAGTATTTATTATGTAATGGGATTTTTAATTAAAAAGAAATCCTAAATCTCAAAAACAACACCTACCTCAAGATCCATTCTTCCTTATAAAGCAATGCTTTAATAAGATGCCCATATATTATTGGAAATGCTTTTTTAAAATCAGCATTTGATTCAAAGAAGTATTCTGAAAGTACCGCCATAAATTCATATTGGTTGATAAAGGCGTAAGCTCTAAAGAATTGTGTTTGATCCAGTTTGCTGCGCACTTCCGGTTTCATCAATTCTCGCAGGATTTTATTGGTATATTTTTTGAATCGAACGGCATCTATATCATTGCTGCGGTCACTTTCAAAATGCATGACATGAGTAAATTCATGCAGGCCTAAGTGAAGATTATCATTAGTTATATCCATTCCTTCCTTAAAATCTTTCCATGAGATCGCTAGCACTTTAGCCAGCGGATTAAATTCGCCTTTATGCAAGGCTTTATTAGCAGGGCTCATAAAGGCTTCAGGAAATAATAAAACCGTATTCAGCATTGGGTACAAATAGCTGCGGCGTCCAAAACTCAATCGGCAAGCAACGCACGAAATCAATACCACTTGTTGGTCAGTAACAGCACCTTCATATCTATTTCTAAAATCTTTGTCTACAATAAACGCAGCTACTCGATGTTCAAACTGCTTTTTATACTTATAGGAAAGCTGCTTGTAAAAGGGGTATGTTTCTAGAACTCGCTTTCGCGAAATCGGTAACCTGCGATAACTTAAGGCTTGTCTGTACCATAGAAAGTCACGTTTTCTTTGAAGACCGCGCAATATGAGGTGGGCAAAAATGGATAAAAATCCAAATCCTACCACAGCAAAGGCGTATGGTGCCATCCATTGTGCCTTGTTTTCTATTAATATGGAAGTGATTGTATTAATCGCGTGACATAAATATGCTTAAAATATACCAGAATAAAAGCATTAAAGAGGAGAATAAACCTAGTGCTGCTCCTACATACTGATCGGTATGGTATTTATGTACCAAATTTGAAGTTTGATATAAAATGGTCCCTGCCGCTAGAACGACCATGGCACCACTAAAGAAAAGACCTAAGTCAAAACCGAAAATCATCCCTGCGATGATCAAACCTATTGCAATTATAAAACCTACCGCAAGAATACTCTTGAGAAAGGAAAAATCCTTTTTAGTAATTAAAACTACAGCGCTTAAGGCAGTAAATAAGGACAAGGTGACTATCGCAGCTTGACTTAATAAATTACTTTCCTCACCAGCCATAGCTTGATATTGTAATGCCATTGCAATAAGAGGAAGGAATATAACAGCTTCAGCGAGTACAAAAAGAAACAAGCCTAAATATTGCTGGTTGCGATCATGAGAGGTATGCGCCATCTTCTCAGCATAAGAAGTGGCCCACATAAAAGCGCCTAGAACTAACAACCATGACCAGCCTTGTGCAAGACTAAACATAAAGTTGACCAATGGCTCTACTTGTAGTAAAAGTGTTTCTACTATTATAAATAAAAGTACCGCTATAGCAACGTGTCCGTAAGTCTTTTTATAAAAAAGAGCTCTAGTCTCATCGTTTACTATTGAAAGGGCTTCAAAAGAGCGATTGTATGGTGGAAAGTTATCCTGATTCATAGTCATATAAATAAAACGTGAATATAATTATTATGTAGATTCCTAAACGTTAATGAAAGATTTAAATTATTTTTAAAATGATTAAACTTTTCTTGTTTAGTAGAGTCCTAGAAAAACATGAGTACAACACCAGATAAAGAACTAATTTCTTTGATCCTTGATAAGTCTACGACCAACCAAGGGTTTAGAGCACTGCTAGCTCAATACCAAGAACAACTTTACTGGCAAATTAGAAAAATGGTTATCGTTCATGATGATGCAGACGATGTGTTGCAAAACGTTTTTATCAAGATATTCAAAGGAGTGAAAAACTTTAAAGGCGATAGTAAACTGTCTACATGGATGTTTAGAATTGCATATAATGAAAGTGTCACCTTTCTCAATAATAAAGCTAAAAGACTGCAGCTATCCTCTCAAGAATTACAAGATCATTTAACTGATAAGTTAGAAGCTGATGTGTATTTTACTAGTGATGAAATTCAGCTTGCTTTGAAAAAGGCATTAGCACAATTACCAGAAAGACAGCGAGAGGTTTTTAACCTTAGATACTACGACGATCTTAAATTCAAGATCATTGCACAACTATTAGACTTAAGTGAAGGAGCTGTAAAAAGCACCTATCACATAGCAGCAAAAAAAGTAGAGCAATTTATTAAAGAAGATTAAACTAAGTGACTTTATAAGAGTCATAACAATATGAAAAAGAATAGCATACATACTCAAGCAGGTTTTAAAGTTCCCTGCGGTTACTTTGATCAACTTACTGATCGTGTGTTGGAAAATACCCAGGATCAAGAATTACAAGATCATGCTGGTTTTAAAATGCCAGAGGATTATCTCGTGTCTTTAGAAGATCGAGTAATGAGTAGGTTAGGACAGGAAACAAGAGTGATACCGTTGCCAGTTTCTAAGACAAAACAATGGCTTTATCCAGCTCTTGCCATGGCAGCTTTATTTATTGGTTTTATAACTATAAATGGATTATTTACCCAGGACAAGGTTACTTTTGCAGATCTAGAAGACCAAGAAATTACCGACTTCTTAGTAGATGTTGATTTTATGCAAGACGAGGAGTCTGTCGCATTACTTTTTGCTGACAATACTATTTTGAAGGAAATAGAAATGGAAGAGAATATAACAGATAAGGAGCTTTTTGACTACCTCATGGAAGACGCTTCTTTGAATCAAATAATCATAGAATGAAATATATATATATAATCTTATTTACCACATTGTGCTCGATAGGCATGAATGCGCAAAATTCAGATAATACAGACCGTCAGGATCGTAAAGAAGAGATGAGAGACCGCATTAAAGCGCTCTCCATTGCTCATATAACTAAGGAATTAAACCTTAGCTCTCAAGAAGCTGAAAAATTTTGGCCATTATACAATAAGGTAAAAGAGGAGCACCATAGACTAGAGAAGGATAAGAAAAGGCTTATGAAGAAGCTAGAAAGTGAATTTGAGACCATGAGCGAGAGTCAGGCGCTATCCTATGTGGATCAAATGGTAGCTCTAGATCAGAAAATAGTGGCAACTAATCTCGATTATAAACACGAGGAAATAATTAAAGTCATAGGTGCAAAGCGATTTCTTAAATTGAAAAAAGCCGAATTAGATTTCAGACGTAAGATGATTAAAGAATACCGAGACCGTAAACGTAGAAATTAGCCAGGTTTTATCGAATAGGTCTATTCCCTTTCTGTTATTTCAGAAAGGGTTTTTTATTTTATCACTTCTAGTTTTGATTAAAAACTACAAGTGCCTATTTTTAACCCATAAAATTACTATCATGAAAAAAATACTGCTTATCCTTTCTATCGTATTGTTTGCGTGTTGCAAACAAACTCCTTCAGAAGCTACAACAGCTGCTGGTGATCCCATAACGAGTAGTGACATCTACAAAAAGTATGTGATCGCATATAATGACTATGCATCATGTAAGATGGAGCGTCCACAGCTTACTACAGATTTTATGGACCAAAAAATCACTCAAGAAGAATTTGCGGCTGCTTTAGAGCGCAACAATAAAACCTGTAATGTCAAAAAGGAAATCTTTAATAAATACTATCAATTACTAGAAGCCGAATTTGAGAAAGCTGCGGTAGCTCATAAAATTATGGAAGAATAGTTAGAACAAGATGCTGTCCATCTCTTTGGTGCTGTTGATCTCTGCCTTTTTATAGTTGAGTTTCCAGCCCAAAGAATTACTGATTATATAAAGACTGCTCAATTCAGATAGTAACCTGTTTTGAGCATTTTTCATAACAGCATCTTTTTCAATCTCTTGTTTAAGATCTGTCTTTACCTTTCTTGTTATAGTATTATAGTCTTTACCTTCAAACCTGTTGAGCAAGCCGTTATCCATTTGATAGAAGGTGAGATTGGGATCTATAATCATTTCTGGTTTTGGAATATACTTGATGATGATTGTTTTGTCAGGCGCATTGATTTCATATTTCAATTTTTTC of Nonlabens sp. Ci31 contains these proteins:
- a CDS encoding CAL67264 family membrane protein; translated protein: MALNKNGVLGWATLIMIIIGIGLIALGAYRYTDVGFGFAAIGVGFFAIAWVFNALKGRV
- the ettA gene encoding energy-dependent translational throttle protein EttA encodes the protein MSDDKQVIFSMSGLSKTYQSTGKQVLKNIHLSFFYGAKIGILGLNGSGKSTLLKIIAGIEKNYQGDIDFLPGYNVGYLEQEPLLDETKTVMEIVREGVAETVAVLDEYNKINDDFGLEEVYTDADKMEKLMNRQAVLQDKIDALNAWELDTKLEIAMDALRTPPGDAEIKNLSGGERRRVALCRLLLQQPEILLLDEPTNHLDAESVLWLEQHLAQYKGTVIAVTHDRYFLDNVAGWILELDRGEGIPWKGNYSSWLEQKGNRLAKEEKTESKRQKTLQRELDWVRQGAKGRQTKQKARLNNYDKLLNEDQKAKEEKLEIYIPNGPRLGTNVIEASGVSKAFGDKLLYEDLNFVLPQNGIVGIIGPNGAGKTTIFKMIMDQEKPDKGSFTVGETVQLAYVDQDHSNIDPEKSIWENFADSQDMIMMGGKMVNSRAYLSRFNFSGSEQNKKVSALSGGERNRLHLAMTLKEEGNVLLLDEPTNDLDVNTLRALEEGLDNFAGCAVIISHDRWFLDRVCTHIIAFEGDSQIYSFEGSFTEYEENKRKRLGDHAPKRIRYKKLTRD
- a CDS encoding zinc-dependent peptidase is translated as MAPYAFAVVGFGFLSIFAHLILRGLQRKRDFLWYRQALSYRRLPISRKRVLETYPFYKQLSYKYKKQFEHRVAAFIVDKDFRNRYEGAVTDQQVVLISCVACRLSFGRRSYLYPMLNTVLLFPEAFMSPANKALHKGEFNPLAKVLAISWKDFKEGMDITNDNLHLGLHEFTHVMHFESDRSNDIDAVRFKKYTNKILRELMKPEVRSKLDQTQFFRAYAFINQYEFMAVLSEYFFESNADFKKAFPIIYGHLIKALLYKEEWILR
- a CDS encoding Bax inhibitor-1 family protein, which gives rise to MNQDNFPPYNRSFEALSIVNDETRALFYKKTYGHVAIAVLLFIIVETLLLQVEPLVNFMFSLAQGWSWLLVLGAFMWATSYAEKMAHTSHDRNQQYLGLFLFVLAEAVIFLPLIAMALQYQAMAGEESNLLSQAAIVTLSLFTALSAVVLITKKDFSFLKSILAVGFIIAIGLIIAGMIFGFDLGLFFSGAMVVLAAGTILYQTSNLVHKYHTDQYVGAALGLFSSLMLLFWYILSIFMSRD
- a CDS encoding RNA polymerase sigma factor, producing the protein MSTTPDKELISLILDKSTTNQGFRALLAQYQEQLYWQIRKMVIVHDDADDVLQNVFIKIFKGVKNFKGDSKLSTWMFRIAYNESVTFLNNKAKRLQLSSQELQDHLTDKLEADVYFTSDEIQLALKKALAQLPERQREVFNLRYYDDLKFKIIAQLLDLSEGAVKSTYHIAAKKVEQFIKED
- a CDS encoding sensor of ECF-type sigma factor translates to MKYIYIILFTTLCSIGMNAQNSDNTDRQDRKEEMRDRIKALSIAHITKELNLSSQEAEKFWPLYNKVKEEHHRLEKDKKRLMKKLESEFETMSESQALSYVDQMVALDQKIVATNLDYKHEEIIKVIGAKRFLKLKKAELDFRRKMIKEYRDRKRRN
- a CDS encoding DUF4230 domain-containing protein is translated as MKTIFKYVISGFIAVSVFYFVSSLLERNRDKEQLIAETALIEKEINNVSKLVVTEMKYAKVYNYENTKSYGWDFFQSQKTALIISNARAQISYDLKKLKYEINAPDKTIIIKYIPKPEMIIDPNLTFYQMDNGLLNRFEGKDYNTITRKVKTDLKQEIEKDAVMKNAQNRLLSELSSLYIISNSLGWKLNYKKAEINSTKEMDSILF